Proteins from a genomic interval of Watersipora subatra chromosome 10, tzWatSuba1.1, whole genome shotgun sequence:
- the LOC137405974 gene encoding uncharacterized protein → MSASGGLALTVVRELAEDGQLNLDRLRSSVAPPLPQLHPCEVAEVSEGDVEDGPQTAEDEVQNMDGEPQTAGAPSGDLDPGEPELQPSMLRRSQRERRRPRYLDDYEG, encoded by the coding sequence ATGTCCGCAAGCGGTGGTTTGGCACTGACCGTAGTCCGTGAACTGGCCGAAGACGGCCAGCTTAATCTAGATAGATTACGCAGTTCTGTTGCTCCCCCACTGCCTCAGCTGCATCCCTGTGAGGTAGCTGAGGTCTCGGAGGGGGATGTGGAGGACGGTCCTCAGACTGCCGAGGATGAAGTTCAAAACATGGATGGTGAGCCTCAGACTGCTGGGGCTCCATCCGGGGATTTAGATCCTGGTGAGCCTGAGCTTCAACCGTCAATGCTCAGGCGGTCGCAGCGGGAGCGACGGCGTCCCCGGTATTTGGATGACTATGAGGGATAG